The following coding sequences are from one Microtus pennsylvanicus isolate mMicPen1 chromosome 1, mMicPen1.hap1, whole genome shotgun sequence window:
- the Sft2d1 gene encoding vesicle transport protein SFT2A isoform X2, whose product MLCGWHCLFNPRNWFAVASQWHKTLCGVLHAWKPCCTGQYVLPDGSLEAAEENVRDNKIACYSYHASVLRVHPVCCAVVAEEGAGLTLLHTAVPVDDLVQPVLHPVRKGRGAQVLLLALQLNGRSALTCAFTAVTPETAAASAPACAGVLHL is encoded by the exons ATGCTTTGTGGCTGGCATTGTCTGTTCAATCCTC GGAACTGGTTTGCTGTGGCTTCCCAATGGCATAAAACTCTTTGCGGTGTTTTACACGCTTGGAAACCTTGCTGCACTGGCCAG TACGTGCTTCCTGATGGGTCCCTTGAAGCAGCTGAAGAAAATGTTCGAGACAACAAGATTGCTTGCTACAGTTATCATGCTT CTGTGCTTCGTGTTCACCCTGTGTGCTGCGCTGTGG TGGCGGAAGAAGGGGCTGGCCTTACTCTTTTGCATACTGCAGTTCCTGTCGATGACCTG GTACAGCCTGTCCTACATCCCGTACGCAAG GGACGCGGTGCTCAAGTGCTGCTCCTCGCTCTTCAGCTGAACGGCCGATCTGCTCTCACGTGCGCCTTCACAGCGGTCACTCCGGAGACGGCGGCAGCCTCAGCCCCTGCGTGTGCTGGTGTACTGCACCTCTAG
- the Prr18 gene encoding proline-rich protein 18 isoform X2: MIRLLGGVMSFPSMPPPPPARTPGGPAARQLSRRPCAPPVPSPPAAAAAAAAAAAAGEKKKRPPEMLLSSSWPSATLKRPPGRRGPGLGPGTPQPPTSARVPPQPSPGRAVTSTTCSAPRGVASSHSPAGATASGTSVGAGAGPDDATRFSLSLTPEAILVIQRRHLEKQLMARSRRPFPTPSADPRRPLVPCPRTRTSTLRRGGPTSVPDAPLAVAVSSRSPSASLMPGGLQATMPSSRPSSLRPVLKVSLLNEKHKYDDEEYEEEVEVVDEGLVRKCTEWLRGVESAAAARSRTGPLDALPHLSTL, from the coding sequence ATGATCCGCTTGCTCGGCGGCGTCATGTCATTCCCGTCTATGCCTCCGCCGCCGCCTGCCCGGACCCCGGGGGGCCCCGCCGCGCGCCAGCTCTCCCGGAGGCCCTGTGCGCCGCCGGTGCCCTCGCcgcctgccgccgccgccgccgccgccgccgccgccgccgcgggggagaagaagaagaggccgCCCGAGATGCTGCTCTCCAGCTCCTGGCCCTCCGCCACCCTGAAGAGGCCGCCGGGCCGCCGCGGCCCCGGCCTGGGTCCTGGCACCCCGCAGCCGCCGACCTCCGCACGCGTTCCGCCCCAGCCCTCTCCGGGCCGTGCAGTAACCTCTACCACGTGCTCCGCGCCCCGGGGGGTCGCCAGCAGCCACAGCCCAGCGGGAGCCACAGCCTCTGGGACTTCTGTGGGGGCGGGGGCCGGGCCAGACGACGCCACGCGCTTCTCCTTGAGCCTCACGCCCGAAGCCATCCTGGTCATCCAGAGGCGCCACCTGGAGAAACAGTTAATGGCTCGGTCCCGCAGGCCCTTCCCCACGCCCTCGGCCGACCCTCGGCGCCCACTGGTCCCTTGTCCCCGGACCAGGACCTCGACCCTGCGGAGGGGCGGTCCCACCAGTGTCCCCGATGCGCCTCTGGCTGTGGCTGTCAGCAGCCGCTCTCCCAGTGCCTCGTTGATGCCAGGAGGTCTGCaggccactatgcccagctcgcGCCCCTCCAGCCTGCGCCCGGTGCTCAAGGTGTCGCTGCTCAATGAGAAGCACAAGTACGACGATGAGGAGTacgaggaggaggtggaggtggtggacgAGGGCCTGGTGCGCAAATGCACCGAGTGGCTGCGTGGGGTGGAGTCGGCAGCCGCTGCAAGGAGCCGCACAGGGCCTCTGGACGCACTGCCTCACCTGAGCACACTGTGA
- the Prr18 gene encoding proline-rich protein 18 isoform X1 produces MTETRPSPSRTLMIRLLGGVMSFPSMPPPPPARTPGGPAARQLSRRPCAPPVPSPPAAAAAAAAAAAAGEKKKRPPEMLLSSSWPSATLKRPPGRRGPGLGPGTPQPPTSARVPPQPSPGRAVTSTTCSAPRGVASSHSPAGATASGTSVGAGAGPDDATRFSLSLTPEAILVIQRRHLEKQLMARSRRPFPTPSADPRRPLVPCPRTRTSTLRRGGPTSVPDAPLAVAVSSRSPSASLMPGGLQATMPSSRPSSLRPVLKVSLLNEKHKYDDEEYEEEVEVVDEGLVRKCTEWLRGVESAAAARSRTGPLDALPHLSTL; encoded by the coding sequence ATGACTGAGACCCGCCCCTCTCCTTCCAGGACACTGATGATCCGCTTGCTCGGCGGCGTCATGTCATTCCCGTCTATGCCTCCGCCGCCGCCTGCCCGGACCCCGGGGGGCCCCGCCGCGCGCCAGCTCTCCCGGAGGCCCTGTGCGCCGCCGGTGCCCTCGCcgcctgccgccgccgccgccgccgccgccgccgccgccgcgggggagaagaagaagaggccgCCCGAGATGCTGCTCTCCAGCTCCTGGCCCTCCGCCACCCTGAAGAGGCCGCCGGGCCGCCGCGGCCCCGGCCTGGGTCCTGGCACCCCGCAGCCGCCGACCTCCGCACGCGTTCCGCCCCAGCCCTCTCCGGGCCGTGCAGTAACCTCTACCACGTGCTCCGCGCCCCGGGGGGTCGCCAGCAGCCACAGCCCAGCGGGAGCCACAGCCTCTGGGACTTCTGTGGGGGCGGGGGCCGGGCCAGACGACGCCACGCGCTTCTCCTTGAGCCTCACGCCCGAAGCCATCCTGGTCATCCAGAGGCGCCACCTGGAGAAACAGTTAATGGCTCGGTCCCGCAGGCCCTTCCCCACGCCCTCGGCCGACCCTCGGCGCCCACTGGTCCCTTGTCCCCGGACCAGGACCTCGACCCTGCGGAGGGGCGGTCCCACCAGTGTCCCCGATGCGCCTCTGGCTGTGGCTGTCAGCAGCCGCTCTCCCAGTGCCTCGTTGATGCCAGGAGGTCTGCaggccactatgcccagctcgcGCCCCTCCAGCCTGCGCCCGGTGCTCAAGGTGTCGCTGCTCAATGAGAAGCACAAGTACGACGATGAGGAGTacgaggaggaggtggaggtggtggacgAGGGCCTGGTGCGCAAATGCACCGAGTGGCTGCGTGGGGTGGAGTCGGCAGCCGCTGCAAGGAGCCGCACAGGGCCTCTGGACGCACTGCCTCACCTGAGCACACTGTGA